A stretch of the Clostridium fungisolvens genome encodes the following:
- a CDS encoding thiazole synthase, giving the protein MGDLLNIGGVELKSRLFVGTGKYGSNRIIPDIIRASGTQVVTAALRRVNFSDEEENILNYISNCVIMPNTSGARNAEEAIRLAKIAKAAGCGNWVKIEIMSDNKYLLPDNYETIKATEVLAEEGFIVLPYMNPDIMDAKRMVSAGAAAVMPLGAPIGSNRGIRTKEMIQILIDEIKVPIIVDAGIGKPSDAAEAMEMGAEAVLINTALATAGDPVLMAEAFKLAVEGGRKGYLAKLGVEKSMAEASSPLTGFLR; this is encoded by the coding sequence ATGGGAGATTTATTAAATATCGGTGGAGTAGAACTTAAAAGTAGACTTTTTGTAGGTACTGGAAAGTATGGTTCAAATAGAATAATTCCAGATATAATAAGAGCTAGCGGAACTCAAGTTGTTACTGCAGCTTTACGTAGAGTTAATTTTAGTGATGAAGAAGAAAATATATTAAATTATATAAGCAATTGTGTTATAATGCCAAATACTTCTGGCGCAAGAAATGCTGAAGAAGCTATAAGACTTGCAAAAATAGCAAAAGCTGCAGGCTGTGGTAACTGGGTAAAGATAGAGATTATGTCAGATAATAAATACTTACTCCCAGATAATTATGAAACTATAAAGGCAACAGAGGTATTAGCGGAAGAAGGTTTTATAGTTCTTCCGTACATGAATCCAGATATCATGGATGCTAAAAGAATGGTAAGTGCAGGAGCAGCTGCTGTAATGCCTCTTGGAGCACCTATTGGAAGTAACAGAGGAATTAGGACAAAGGAAATGATACAAATACTTATAGATGAAATAAAGGTTCCAATCATAGTGGATGCAGGGATAGGTAAGCCATCAGATGCAGCAGAAGCTATGGAAATGGGAGCTGAGGCTGTACTTATAAATACTGCACTTGCTACAGCCGGAGATCCGGTACTTATGGCTGAAGCTTTTAAACTTGCAGTTGAAGGTGGAAGAAAAGGATATTTAGCTAAACTAGGT
- the thiF gene encoding sulfur carrier protein ThiS adenylyltransferase ThiF produces MRIYVNEVLREVADDSTAYSIREDFKADADILIYNSFPLKQDIKVKALDKIVLIKRGEMPSKEELEALMVARHTPFVHEKLKKAKVGIAGLGGLGSNAAVALARMGIGKLLLIDFDIVEPSNLNRQYYFVRHIGMKKTEAMKDIINDCNPFVDVEIKDIRLDESNIEDIFQDVDIIIEAFDDPSAKATLVRTVLSGMKDKKIIAASGVSGFYSSNSIITRKLKDNLYMVGDMETEAAIGCGLMASRVAVAANHEANAAVRIILGEEI; encoded by the coding sequence TTGAGAATATATGTAAATGAGGTTCTAAGGGAAGTAGCAGATGATAGTACAGCTTACTCTATAAGAGAAGATTTTAAGGCAGATGCAGATATACTAATATATAACTCCTTTCCATTAAAGCAAGATATAAAGGTTAAGGCACTAGATAAGATTGTTTTAATAAAAAGAGGAGAGATGCCTTCTAAGGAAGAGCTGGAGGCTCTTATGGTAGCGAGGCATACCCCCTTTGTTCATGAGAAACTTAAAAAAGCTAAGGTTGGTATTGCCGGGCTTGGAGGTCTTGGGTCCAATGCGGCAGTAGCCTTAGCAAGGATGGGTATAGGAAAGCTTTTGCTCATTGATTTTGACATAGTTGAACCTAGTAATTTGAATAGGCAGTATTATTTTGTAAGACATATTGGTATGAAGAAAACAGAAGCTATGAAAGATATAATAAATGATTGTAATCCTTTCGTAGATGTTGAAATAAAAGATATTAGGCTTGATGAAAGTAATATTGAAGATATTTTTCAAGATGTTGATATAATAATCGAGGCTTTTGATGATCCTTCAGCAAAAGCAACTTTGGTAAGAACTGTTTTAAGTGGTATGAAAGATAAGAAAATAATAGCTGCTTCTGGTGTTTCGGGCTTTTACAGCAGTAATTCTATTATAACTAGAAAGCTAAAGGACAATCTTTATATGGTTGGAGATATGGAAACAGAAGCGGCAATAGGCTGTGGGCTTATGGCTTCAAGAGTTGCAGTTGCAGCTAATCATGAAGCAAATGCAGCAGTAAGAATTATTTTAGGGGAGGAAATATAA
- the thiS gene encoding sulfur carrier protein ThiS yields the protein MLLNGEKKEFRENITVEELLEELKINSDKVVVEVDRIIIDKNEYSIKKLRSDSEVELIRFVGGG from the coding sequence ATGCTATTAAATGGAGAAAAGAAAGAGTTCAGAGAGAACATAACAGTAGAAGAACTTTTAGAAGAACTAAAGATAAATTCAGATAAAGTTGTTGTAGAAGTAGATAGAATAATTATTGATAAGAATGAATACTCGATTAAAAAGTTAAGATCTGATTCAGAAGTAGAATTAATAAGATTTGTAGGAGGAGGCTAA
- the thiC gene encoding phosphomethylpyrimidine synthase ThiC, which yields MNYTTQMDAAKKGIITKEMEVVAEKEKLDVEVLRTLIAEGKVVIPSNKNHKSLSAEGVGQGLRTKINVNLGISKDCCDLDVELEKVRTAINMKAEAIMDLSNYGKTEHLRKKIVDMSTAMLGTVPMYDAIGFYDKDLKDITVDEFFRVVEKHGEDGVDFVTIHAGLNKETAKIVKNNPRLTNIVSRGGSLLFAWMELNKAENPFYEYYDRLLDICEKYDITISLGDACRPGSIKDATDPAQIKELITLGELTKRAWERNVQVMIEGPGHMPLNEIQANMLLEKKLCHGAPFYVLGPLVTDVAPGYDHITSAIGGAIAASSGADFLCYVTPAEHLRLPTLEDMKEGIIAAKIAAHAGDIAKGVKGAMDWDNAMSKARADLDWEKMFELSIDEEKARRYRKESSPENPDSCTMCGKMCSMRTMKKILNNEDLNI from the coding sequence ATGAATTACACAACACAAATGGATGCTGCTAAGAAAGGAATTATAACTAAGGAAATGGAAGTAGTTGCAGAAAAGGAAAAACTAGATGTAGAAGTCCTAAGAACACTTATTGCTGAAGGTAAAGTTGTTATTCCTTCAAATAAAAATCATAAATCTTTAAGTGCGGAAGGTGTGGGACAAGGCCTTCGAACAAAGATAAATGTAAACTTAGGAATTTCAAAGGACTGTTGTGACCTTGATGTTGAATTGGAAAAAGTGAGAACTGCGATAAATATGAAGGCTGAAGCAATAATGGATTTATCTAACTATGGAAAAACTGAACACCTAAGAAAAAAGATTGTGGACATGTCTACTGCAATGCTTGGAACAGTTCCGATGTATGATGCTATAGGCTTCTATGATAAAGATCTTAAGGATATAACTGTGGATGAATTTTTCAGAGTAGTGGAAAAGCATGGAGAAGATGGAGTGGATTTTGTAACAATTCATGCAGGACTAAACAAAGAAACTGCTAAGATAGTAAAAAACAATCCTAGACTTACAAACATAGTTTCAAGAGGAGGTTCGTTGCTTTTTGCATGGATGGAACTTAATAAAGCTGAAAATCCATTTTATGAGTATTATGATAGGCTTTTAGATATTTGCGAAAAATATGATATTACAATTTCTTTAGGGGATGCTTGTAGACCAGGTTCTATAAAGGATGCTACTGATCCAGCACAAATAAAGGAATTGATTACTTTAGGTGAACTTACAAAGAGAGCTTGGGAAAGAAATGTACAAGTTATGATTGAAGGACCTGGACATATGCCTCTAAATGAAATACAAGCTAATATGCTTTTGGAAAAAAAACTATGCCATGGAGCCCCTTTTTATGTACTAGGACCTTTAGTAACTGATGTAGCTCCAGGGTATGATCATATAACTTCAGCTATAGGTGGTGCAATTGCGGCTTCTAGTGGTGCTGATTTCTTATGCTATGTTACACCTGCGGAACATTTAAGACTTCCAACCTTAGAAGATATGAAGGAAGGAATAATAGCAGCAAAGATAGCAGCTCATGCTGGAGATATTGCAAAAGGAGTGAAAGGTGCAATGGATTGGGACAATGCAATGAGTAAGGCAAGAGCAGATCTAGATTGGGAGAAAATGTTTGAACTATCCATAGATGAGGAAAAAGCAAGAAGATACAGAAAAGAATCTTCACCAGAAAACCCAGATAGCTGCACAATGTGTGGAAAGATGTGTTCTATGAGAACCATGAAAAAGATATTAAACAATGAGGATCTAAATATTTAG
- a CDS encoding GerAB/ArcD/ProY family transporter, which yields MKIEKGMISSSELMFLIIALLQGSTLTATFISGVTKQDTWVVVVVSIFILCFLLQVYLNLVQRFPEKNIIEINDITYGKYLGKFISIIYIYHFWFIVAANLRFIADFFSTFLMQETDIIVFIVAISIACIYVIRKGLEVLARMAPFFTVFTIVIAIIIIIMLFEQYDIKNMLPMFQLNSIQFLHGVNVITVIPFGELLIFLMIFPSVRDKENIKKYSFKGMFIGVAFFLLIVVRNTLALGIVGELEIQSSLQVAKLIDIADIISRLESLIAVVLLFNVFMKIAIFCYGTVLSLAQILKLRTYKHMVSPIVIISIIFSITMYESPVNQSYTAANIYPVYAWIPEILFPITSLIIAKLRNLKQ from the coding sequence ATGAAGATAGAGAAGGGCATGATATCAAGCTCAGAGTTAATGTTTCTGATAATAGCCTTACTTCAAGGATCTACGCTCACTGCAACTTTTATAAGTGGAGTTACTAAACAAGATACTTGGGTGGTAGTTGTGGTAAGTATTTTTATACTATGCTTTTTGCTGCAAGTTTATTTAAATTTGGTTCAGCGCTTTCCAGAAAAAAATATTATAGAGATAAATGATATTACATATGGAAAATATCTTGGAAAATTCATATCAATCATTTATATATATCATTTTTGGTTCATAGTGGCTGCAAATTTAAGATTTATAGCTGATTTTTTCTCTACTTTTCTTATGCAGGAAACAGATATTATTGTCTTTATAGTGGCTATAAGTATCGCTTGTATATATGTAATTAGGAAAGGATTAGAGGTTCTAGCAAGAATGGCACCGTTTTTTACTGTTTTTACAATAGTAATAGCCATTATAATTATTATCATGCTTTTTGAGCAATATGATATTAAAAATATGTTACCTATGTTTCAACTTAATTCAATTCAGTTTCTACATGGGGTAAATGTAATAACTGTAATACCATTTGGAGAACTTTTAATATTTCTAATGATATTTCCAAGCGTAAGAGATAAAGAAAATATAAAGAAATATTCTTTCAAAGGGATGTTCATAGGCGTAGCATTTTTCCTATTGATTGTTGTTAGAAATACACTAGCCCTCGGAATAGTAGGTGAATTGGAGATTCAGTCTTCACTTCAAGTTGCAAAGCTAATAGATATCGCTGATATTATCAGCAGGCTAGAATCATTAATAGCAGTTGTATTGTTATTTAATGTATTCATGAAAATTGCGATATTCTGCTATGGAACTGTATTAAGCTTAGCTCAAATTCTTAAACTTAGAACCTACAAACATATGGTTTCACCTATAGTTATTATTAGCATAATATTTTCAATTACTATGTATGAATCACCAGTAAATCAGTCATATACTGCTGCAAATATATATCCAGTCTATGCTTGGATTCCAGAAATATTATTTCCTATAACATCACTTATAATAGCTAAACTTAGAAATTTAAAGCAGTAA
- a CDS encoding Ger(x)C family spore germination protein, whose product MKNIKNTIMLSICVILSLSLTSCWSSVELNKLGIVTGVALDKSSKAEDLNITAQIGVPKLEKSNSGVGGKAQFINIKEKGKNVSDALKNISREYNRELFFAHNQVVIFNKDLAQQGISEQLDFFLRQREMRPLTWMLVSNGEAASILETNTNTQDDPGINIGKLIKNEKNVSQLPSINFKEFTARLMSKTTSPVIPIIDMKTVDEKTKVPYIASTAVFKKDKMIGELNESESMGLLWGINKVKYGTITVNSPNGNDKVAVRILRAKTHIKPKVEGEHIYMNIYIDAEGDILEQTSSEDLSIPKIIKVVEENENLYIGNQVLSTWSKAKEMNADVFGFGDLIYKYKPKKWKAIENKWDTEFQKITVNVEVDAKIRRMGKITKPSTYQGK is encoded by the coding sequence ATGAAAAATATAAAAAATACAATTATGTTGTCCATTTGTGTAATCCTATCATTAAGTCTTACTTCCTGTTGGAGTTCAGTAGAGTTAAATAAATTAGGAATAGTAACTGGCGTTGCTCTAGATAAATCAAGTAAGGCGGAAGATTTAAATATTACAGCTCAGATAGGAGTGCCTAAACTTGAAAAGTCTAACTCAGGGGTGGGTGGTAAAGCACAGTTTATAAATATTAAGGAAAAGGGAAAAAATGTTTCAGATGCTCTTAAGAACATTAGCAGAGAATACAATAGAGAACTTTTCTTCGCACATAATCAAGTAGTTATATTCAACAAAGATTTAGCACAGCAAGGAATAAGTGAACAATTGGATTTCTTTTTAAGACAAAGAGAGATGAGACCTTTAACTTGGATGCTAGTAAGTAATGGGGAAGCTGCAAGTATTCTTGAAACTAATACTAATACACAGGATGACCCAGGGATCAATATAGGCAAATTGATTAAAAATGAAAAAAACGTATCTCAACTTCCAAGCATAAATTTTAAAGAATTTACGGCACGATTAATGAGTAAAACCACTTCACCAGTTATACCAATAATAGATATGAAAACAGTTGATGAGAAAACAAAGGTACCTTATATAGCAAGCACAGCCGTTTTTAAAAAAGACAAAATGATAGGTGAGCTTAATGAAAGTGAATCCATGGGGCTGCTATGGGGAATAAATAAGGTAAAGTATGGAACGATTACAGTAAATTCTCCAAATGGAAATGATAAAGTGGCTGTAAGAATATTAAGAGCAAAGACTCATATAAAACCTAAGGTGGAAGGTGAACATATATATATGAATATATATATTGATGCAGAAGGAGATATATTGGAACAAACATCTTCAGAAGATTTGTCAATACCAAAAATCATCAAGGTTGTTGAGGAAAATGAAAATTTATATATTGGCAATCAAGTTTTGTCTACCTGGAGTAAAGCTAAAGAAATGAATGCAGATGTATTTGGATTTGGAGATCTGATATATAAATATAAACCAAAGAAGTGGAAGGCAATTGAGAATAAGTGGGATACTGAGTTTCAGAAAATAACTGTTAATGTGGAAGTAGATGCAAAAATAAGAAGAATGGGTAAAATAACAAAGCCATCTACTTATCAAGGAAAATAG
- a CDS encoding spore germination protein, producing MFKYIGRKLKSLLMEQEQLNFKDSGKTVGKTEDNNKHTEKISNKLEDNIKNFKKIFGESLDIIYRTFSFGDNGEFSAGLIYVEGLNENFIINETIMKVFMYDSKIANIKNIKVNIDFIEKNMLSVAHSKRTSSQQEIIDACLSGETIFILDGSEEALIIHSEAWESRGVEEAKTEAVVRGPREGFSENIATNMALIRRRIKSPNLVFESMRVGRQTRTSVCIAYLKDIADPKLIQEVKERLKKIKIDAILESGYIEQLIEDEPKSIFPTIGNSEKSDTAAAKILEGRACILVDGTPFVLTMPMLFVEGFQSAEDYYSRPYLASMIRMLRYMCFFISIFAPVTYVVLSTFHQELIPTTLLFTMAAGREGVPFPAVVEAGLMIITFEILREAGVRLPRPVGQAVSIVGALVIGEAAVSAGLVGGLLVIVIALTAVSSFVVPVYTDVVSILRIVFLILGGALGIFGLGIGILIVFAHAVSLKSFGVPYFSPLAPLVKDDIKDTLVRAPLWKMNKRPVSIAWKNIFRQDEDMKPNFNDKEEN from the coding sequence ATGTTTAAATACATAGGCAGAAAACTGAAAAGTTTGTTGATGGAGCAGGAACAGCTTAATTTCAAAGATTCAGGAAAAACAGTGGGCAAAACAGAAGATAATAACAAGCATACAGAAAAAATATCAAATAAATTAGAAGATAATATAAAAAATTTTAAAAAGATTTTCGGAGAAAGTTTAGATATTATCTATAGGACATTTTCTTTCGGTGATAATGGTGAGTTTAGTGCAGGGCTTATATATGTTGAGGGCTTAAACGAGAATTTTATTATAAATGAAACTATAATGAAAGTTTTCATGTATGATAGCAAAATTGCTAATATTAAAAATATAAAAGTTAATATAGATTTTATAGAAAAAAATATGCTTTCAGTAGCACATTCAAAAAGAACTAGTTCTCAGCAGGAAATCATAGATGCATGTTTATCAGGAGAAACCATATTTATACTAGATGGCTCAGAGGAAGCACTAATAATCCATTCAGAAGCATGGGAAAGTCGTGGTGTGGAGGAAGCAAAAACAGAAGCTGTTGTAAGAGGTCCAAGAGAGGGATTTTCAGAAAATATAGCTACTAATATGGCTTTAATAAGACGTAGGATAAAAAGTCCAAATTTGGTCTTCGAATCAATGAGAGTAGGAAGACAAACGAGAACCAGTGTATGTATAGCCTACTTAAAAGATATAGCTGACCCTAAGTTAATACAGGAAGTAAAAGAGAGACTTAAAAAAATCAAAATAGATGCAATCTTAGAGTCTGGATATATAGAACAACTAATAGAAGATGAGCCTAAGTCTATATTTCCCACAATAGGAAATTCAGAAAAATCAGATACTGCTGCAGCAAAGATATTAGAAGGAAGAGCTTGTATTTTAGTTGATGGTACTCCGTTTGTACTAACCATGCCAATGCTATTTGTGGAAGGCTTTCAAAGTGCAGAAGACTATTATTCTAGACCATATTTAGCTAGTATGATAAGAATGCTGAGATATATGTGCTTTTTTATAAGTATATTTGCTCCAGTAACTTATGTAGTGCTTTCAACTTTTCATCAGGAATTAATACCTACTACACTTCTTTTTACTATGGCAGCCGGAAGAGAGGGAGTACCTTTCCCTGCAGTTGTAGAAGCAGGACTTATGATAATTACATTTGAAATTTTAAGAGAAGCAGGAGTTAGGTTGCCTAGGCCAGTAGGTCAGGCGGTAAGTATAGTTGGAGCGCTGGTAATAGGAGAAGCGGCTGTGTCAGCTGGACTTGTAGGTGGCTTACTAGTAATAGTTATAGCACTTACTGCTGTGTCAAGCTTCGTGGTTCCAGTATATACGGATGTTGTATCTATATTAAGAATAGTATTTTTAATATTAGGAGGAGCACTTGGAATCTTCGGGCTAGGAATTGGTATACTCATCGTATTTGCACATGCAGTATCCTTAAAGTCTTTTGGGGTACCGTATTTCTCTCCACTAGCTCCATTAGTTAAGGATGATATAAAGGATACACTAGTAAGAGCTCCTTTATGGAAAATGAATAAAAGGCCTGTTTCGATTGCATGGAAAAATATTTTCAGACAAGATGAAGATATGAAGCCTAATTTTAATGATAAAGAAGAAAATTAA
- a CDS encoding GerAB/ArcD/ProY family transporter — MTKLSNHQLFTLMFIFEIGSTTIFALGIGAKQDAWIVILIALIVGLVYMWVYTEIQNKFPAKNYVEIIKLVLGNKLGLIVAIMYVVPFFRHASRNAREFGELIILTLLPETPLIIIVFIFISTSIFIILKGVDTMARLSEIFFYIIIFFMLFIYVFIYISGNVEFKELLPVLGEGIKPVLKELPPVIMFPFGETYVFLMYWNHAIEKNKVRKTGMKVIFFSGLLLCISVVMDICVLGAEYTSIATVPFIEAIKLINIEGVISNIDAIGVVFIFIGGFFKMTIYLNAINNIICIVLKIKNRNISLLLLGAFQLWFVMTFEPNYAYHKWLTNFETTYFMLIYSNVIPLLILFVYWMKRKRIEF; from the coding sequence ATGACTAAACTAAGTAATCATCAGTTGTTTACACTTATGTTTATATTCGAAATAGGAAGTACTACAATTTTTGCATTAGGGATTGGAGCTAAGCAGGATGCATGGATTGTTATACTTATAGCTCTTATAGTAGGTTTAGTTTATATGTGGGTTTATACAGAAATACAGAATAAGTTTCCTGCTAAAAATTATGTAGAGATAATTAAACTGGTATTAGGAAATAAGCTGGGTTTAATTGTTGCAATAATGTATGTTGTCCCCTTCTTTAGGCATGCATCTCGTAATGCAAGGGAGTTTGGAGAGTTGATAATTCTAACACTACTTCCAGAAACACCTTTAATAATAATAGTTTTTATATTTATATCCACTAGCATATTTATAATTCTTAAAGGTGTAGACACAATGGCTAGATTAAGTGAGATATTTTTCTACATAATTATTTTTTTTATGTTATTTATATATGTCTTTATATATATTTCTGGAAATGTTGAGTTTAAGGAATTGCTACCAGTTTTAGGGGAAGGAATCAAACCGGTGTTAAAGGAATTGCCTCCAGTTATTATGTTTCCTTTTGGAGAAACCTACGTTTTTCTAATGTATTGGAACCATGCCATAGAAAAAAATAAGGTAAGAAAAACAGGAATGAAAGTCATATTTTTTTCAGGGTTATTATTATGTATTTCTGTTGTCATGGATATTTGTGTACTAGGAGCTGAATACACTTCCATAGCTACTGTGCCTTTTATTGAAGCTATTAAGCTTATAAATATTGAGGGAGTTATAAGTAATATAGACGCTATAGGAGTGGTGTTCATATTTATAGGTGGTTTTTTTAAAATGACTATATACTTAAATGCTATCAACAATATAATATGTATAGTTTTAAAGATAAAAAATCGAAATATTAGCTTATTGCTATTAGGAGCCTTTCAATTGTGGTTTGTAATGACCTTTGAACCAAACTATGCTTATCACAAATGGCTCACTAATTTTGAAACAACATATTTTATGCTAATATATTCTAATGTTATCCCACTTCTTATACTGTTTGTGTACTGGATGAAAAGAAAGAGGATTGAATTTTAA
- a CDS encoding Ger(x)C family spore germination protein produces the protein MKKSKVFVIIASLIILLVSFINSTGELVENLELPVGLGADIERNMGQVVYSVPILTYTIGGTEAVATKVLVGKGLNLGETRQTRQLESDKKLTLGIMRLYAFGEETARYGLRNWIDINFNNAFFNDRVICVVCNGTAEELFKFNIPGYQSSVEYIENMIKNLEEYNFFKMQYSINDVIVRVDAEGRNVLLPYVETDGDKVRVTGLAIFNKDKMIGKADIRETRVINMLKENNVKGILTLQKSPNEYINVMAKAKRKIKCVKEDGKYKFTINLNIRAEVISNEVYKKMYDKEENIKLFEHDMKALVEKQCNDLINDIKSKYQTDILDLGRVAIAKYGRETGEDWDKAISQSEIVVNAKVKVTSLGRGDY, from the coding sequence ATGAAAAAAAGTAAGGTCTTTGTTATAATAGCAAGTTTAATAATACTTTTAGTATCTTTTATAAACTCAACTGGTGAATTAGTAGAAAATCTAGAATTGCCAGTTGGATTAGGAGCTGATATAGAGAGGAATATGGGGCAAGTTGTATATAGTGTGCCAATACTAACATATACAATTGGAGGGACTGAGGCTGTAGCTACCAAGGTATTAGTGGGAAAGGGGCTTAATCTTGGTGAAACAAGGCAAACTAGACAGTTGGAGTCTGATAAGAAGCTGACACTAGGAATAATGCGTCTTTATGCTTTTGGAGAAGAAACTGCGAGATATGGGTTAAGGAATTGGATTGATATAAATTTTAATAATGCTTTTTTTAATGACAGAGTTATATGTGTCGTTTGTAATGGAACAGCAGAAGAACTATTCAAATTCAATATTCCAGGGTATCAAAGTTCAGTAGAGTATATTGAAAATATGATTAAGAATCTTGAAGAATATAATTTTTTTAAGATGCAGTATTCTATCAATGATGTCATAGTGAGAGTGGATGCAGAAGGAAGAAATGTGCTTCTTCCATATGTTGAAACGGATGGAGATAAGGTTAGAGTTACAGGTCTTGCCATATTTAATAAAGACAAGATGATCGGTAAAGCTGATATTAGGGAAACTAGGGTAATCAATATGCTAAAAGAGAATAATGTAAAAGGAATACTTACCTTACAAAAGAGTCCAAATGAATATATAAATGTAATGGCTAAAGCTAAGAGAAAAATCAAGTGTGTTAAAGAAGATGGTAAATATAAATTTACAATAAACCTAAATATAAGGGCTGAAGTAATATCAAATGAAGTATATAAGAAAATGTATGATAAGGAGGAGAACATAAAACTGTTTGAACATGATATGAAAGCTCTTGTAGAAAAACAGTGCAATGATTTAATTAATGATATAAAAAGCAAGTATCAGACTGATATTTTAGATTTGGGTAGGGTAGCTATAGCGAAGTATGGGAGAGAAACTGGGGAGGACTGGGATAAGGCGATAAGCCAATCTGAAATAGTAGTCAATGCAAAAGTAAAGGTTACGAGCTTAGGTAGAGGTGACTATTAA
- a CDS encoding GerAB/ArcD/ProY family transporter, which translates to MKNKQGALLTPNEFTLTLVSSMLGVGILYIPNGLIKYAKQDAWISCIVGAVYPLYMLVIAKYLSSKFPEENLLDLSKRCFGKFFGNILNILFVSFFIFVLSSEISGFSNVFKTYVVNFLNTYKIISVTLLAVIYIACKGIKPLARVNVIIFYLTLILMFIPSGSLINGTILNIMPVFETSIVKILQASRETAFFYTGFEVVFLIYPFLEQKQKLFKYGMTSIIFLMFLYVWTVFLTIYYLGIEISPKYLWPVLGLTDSINIPVVNSFRFIFMSLWALIILKCMSTYCYSIIQGISQILTKVSTDKIAMVLYPIIVILSLAYGNTVQRKEVTGKLIPIYVLFNLFFITITAFAVKMKRGDVNEKK; encoded by the coding sequence GTGAAAAATAAACAAGGGGCGCTTTTAACACCAAATGAATTTACTTTGACTTTAGTATCATCAATGCTAGGAGTAGGGATACTTTATATACCAAATGGATTAATAAAATACGCAAAACAGGATGCTTGGATTAGTTGCATAGTAGGAGCTGTATACCCATTATATATGTTGGTAATTGCAAAATATCTGAGCAGTAAATTTCCAGAAGAAAATTTATTAGATTTAAGTAAAAGATGCTTTGGTAAGTTTTTTGGAAATATATTAAACATCTTATTTGTATCATTTTTCATATTTGTTCTTAGTTCAGAGATATCTGGATTTAGTAATGTATTCAAAACTTATGTTGTTAATTTTTTGAATACCTATAAGATAATATCAGTAACATTACTAGCTGTGATCTATATAGCCTGTAAGGGGATTAAGCCTTTAGCAAGAGTTAATGTGATTATATTTTATCTAACATTAATATTAATGTTTATTCCTTCAGGATCGCTTATAAATGGAACTATACTTAATATTATGCCTGTATTTGAGACGAGTATAGTGAAGATTTTACAAGCTTCTAGGGAAACAGCATTTTTCTATACTGGATTTGAAGTTGTATTTCTTATATATCCTTTTTTAGAACAAAAACAGAAATTATTCAAGTATGGTATGACAAGTATTATTTTTTTAATGTTTCTTTATGTATGGACTGTATTTTTAACAATATACTACTTAGGTATAGAAATTTCGCCTAAATATTTATGGCCAGTTTTAGGATTGACTGATTCTATAAATATACCTGTTGTAAATAGTTTTAGATTTATTTTTATGTCCTTATGGGCCCTCATAATACTTAAATGTATGTCTACATACTGTTATTCAATAATACAAGGAATAAGTCAAATATTGACTAAGGTATCTACAGATAAAATAGCAATGGTCTTATATCCTATTATAGTAATATTATCATTGGCCTATGGAAACACTGTTCAAAGAAAGGAAGTAACAGGAAAGTTAATACCCATATATGTTCTATTCAATTTATTTTTTATAACAATAACAGCTTTTGCTGTAAAAATGAAAAGAGGGGATGTGAATGAAAAAAAGTAA